The genomic window CAACCCACGGCCGCATGCTGAAGGCATGCGAGAGCTGTGCGCAGACTCCTCGTGCACGCTGGATGGCAGAGGGCTTCTCGCATACCTCCGGCATGCGCCCGTGAATGGAGGTGGTGAGTGCCTTGTGTCCGGTGGTTCCCGCTGCACCGCTTCGCGGTTTCGCTCCACCACCGGCTGCCTGAAATGCGGGGTTCGACAGTGTGGCCGACACGATAGGCTTTGAGAAATTAAAGTCCTGCTTCCCACTCGTCGAGCCAGCGGGTCCAAACACATGTTTCGGCCGGCCCGATCGCGGCAGGGTCAAGGGCCATCATTTCAGAGCGCATGCGCATGAGCGCTTGCGATAGTGATGCATCGTCATCGGGCACGTGCTGAAACTCGAAAACGAGTTGGAGATAGCGTGAGAGCAGTTCCGCCGAACTGTTGAATAAAATGCGGATGGGTGGTTGTTCACTTTCAAACCAGACAATGCCGGTTGTTGCTTCGATCAAGATGGGTTGATCGCCGGATTCACCGATGACAAGGTCGGAAGAATCAGAGTCGTAAATGCCAAAGTCAAACATCGGCCATTCGAAACATTCTGGCAAACCGACCGAAATCAAAAAATCCCTAGTTTTGGCGGGGATGGAATGGGTTTCGAAAATCTCCCGGGGCCAGCGGATTTGAGGTGTGCCAACGAAATACATGCTGTTGATCGGTTCAATCACCCAGCTTCTTCAGCGCCGCCGTCACATTCCCCACGGTGAGCAGCTCATCCAAAATGAAAGGCTCCTCCACGCCCGGAATATACAGCACGTTCACCGGCACGGCGCGTTTGCCGAGGGCTTCGAGGGCGAGGCGGATGGTTTCGTTTTCATCCGACCAGTCGGCCTTCAGCGTGGCGACCTTGTGCTTTTTGAAGAGGGCACGCAGGCCGGAGTCGGCATACACACGTTTGTTCACCTGGCAGGTCCAGCACCAGGAGGCGGTGAAGTCAATGTACACCGGCTGCTTGGCGGCACGCAGCGCAGCCACTTTCTCGGGCGACCACGTTTCCCAGTGCAGCGCATCGGGGTCAGTGGAGCTGGCGGCAGAGTCGGTATGCACGCGGGCGGCGGAGGCACCGGGCAGTCCGATCCACAGGCCACCACCCACGGCCAGCAGCGCCAGCAGGCGCGCCACGTTCTGCGTGCGGGCGGGCTTGTGCGGCAGCGCCCAGCGGCCGTAGATCCAGCAGCCCAGTGCGATGAGCACGAGGCTAAGCATGGCAAAGAGCACCGGCAGGCCCTCGATCTGATTCGTCAGCACATAGAGCATGAAGCCCACCGTGCCAAAGAGCAGGAAGGACATGCCCTGCTTGAAGCTCTCCATCCACGCCCCAGGGCGCGGCAGCGCGGAGATCAGGCCGGGGAAAAGAGACAGCAGCAGAAACGGACTCGCCAGCCCCAGCCCGATGAGCGTAAAGATGAGCATGGACTGCGCGGCAGGCAGCGCCAGCGTGGCCCCCAGTGCGGTGCCGAGAAACGGCGCGGAGCAGGGCGTGGCCACCACCGTGGCCAGCAGGCCGGAGAAGAACGAGCCTCCCAGCCCGCCCTTCGCCTGCAGATCGGACCCCACGCCGATGGCCGAGGTGCCGATCTCAAACAACCCCGCCATGTTCAGCGCAAAGACGAGGAAGAACGCCGCCAGGCAGTAATTGAAAGCCGGTGATTGCAGCTGTGAGCCCCAGCCTTTGTTCAGCGCGATGGCGATGCCGCCCAGCGCCCAGAAGGAAAGCAGCACGCCCACCGTGTAGGCCAGCCCATGCAGCACCACCTTGCGGCGATCCTCGCCGGCCTGCTGCACCACGCTCGTCACCTTGATGCCCAGCACCGGAAACACACAGGGCATCACATTCAGGATCAAGCCGCCGATGAAGGCATAGAGCAGCAATTGCGCGAGCGAGAGCGCAGGCTTGGGCGCGCTGGCAGCAGCAGCGGGGGCTGCTTTGGCAGCGTCGGGCTTCGCTGCCGGTTTGGTTTCCTCCGTCTTCGTTACCGGGGCTGTGTCAGCGCTTTTTTTTTCGGGGGCAGGGGAGGCGCCAAAGACAGCCGCATTCGCCTCGTTCACCACCGGCGCAGCGGCCACATCCAGCTTCAGCGTCGTCTCCTTGATGAAAGGCATGCAGCTTTTCGGATCGCATACCAAGGCACTCACTTTCACCTTCAGCTCCACCGGGCTGCCCGCAGCAGCGCTGGCCGCAGGCGTGATCTTCACCGGCAGGTACACCGTGCCGTCATAGCCCTCACTGATGGCCCCATCGGTGGATGGCACCTGATGCGTGGGCGGCCAGGGCTGTTCCTCCACCTGCCAGCCCTCGGGCAGCGTCCAGGTCAGCTTGGTGGGTTTTCCCACGATGCCCGCAGGCAGCACCTTGCCGTAGGTGTGGTGGTCCTTGGCATGCACCAGCTTCACCGCCGCCTGAAACGGCTGCCCCGGTGCGGCGGCCTTCACCGCAGCGATCAGTTCCGCCGCCACCTTGGGCGGGCTCGGCGCAGCAGCCACATCCAAGCCAAAGTTTTGGGCAAAGGCACTGGCTGCTAGGAGCATCAGCGTGGTCAGGGACAGGAAAGAGCGGCGGTTCATGAGGTTGGGGTGGAAACAGTATGCATGGGAGAACGCGCCCTGCGGTTTATTCCCATCATGGCGCAGCGTTTCCTTGTCAAAAAACGACGCAGGTGTCCGCGCAGGATGCAGGGGGCTTCCCGGTTTCGGTGTTCGAGCGTCTGCCGCACAGAGGGGGCAGCCATCAGGCATGCAGCTTACAGCGCCTTGTGGCTGCCGTCGCAGAAGGGCGGGTTCTTGGTGTGCTTGCAGTTGCACAGCCACACCTTCTTGGCCTCCGGCAGGGTGAACTTCTTCGGCCCAAAACCCGTGCCTTTGTGGCTGCCATCGCAGTTCGGCTGATGGCCGCTGAGCCCGCACGCACACCACCAGTGGTCTCCAGCAGGGAGTTCGACGCCGACGGGTTGCTTGTCGTGAATTTTGGGAAGTGGATCCATAAAGCGGATTTTTGCAGGAGATGGCCGAACCGTCAAGAGAGGTGGCGCTGGCTTGTCTGCAAAGCCTGGGTGTCATGGCTGACGCGAAAATACAATCAGGTGAGTTTTTAGGATTGATGCAGCTAAAGGAAAAAGATAAAAGGCTCGCGAAATTCCTGAAATGACCTCCAGCAAGTGCTGGGATCCTTAGGAATGGAATGATTAAGCCTGCCTCCCTTTTCCATGTGCTCCCTTCTGGCCGCGCCTTCTGCCTTTTTCTTTTCTCGTTTCCGACTTCAATGCCTTGCCGCAGCCTTATTGACGGGGGGCATGATCAGTCCGCTGGCTCCTGCGCAGGCGCAAAGTGCGGGGGCGGTCTTTATTTCGGCTCCCCCGTCAACGGGTGGTAGTGGTGGCCCTGCTTTGGTGGGGGCCACGCTTGATCTGACCCTGACTCTGCCTCCTGACTGGATCGTCACCCCTCCGACGATCGATCCGCCTACTGGAGGAGGCTCGGGTGGGGCAGGTGGAACAGGCGGTGCTGTACTTGTCGTTGGTCCAAGTGGAACAGGCGGTGCTGTACTTGTCGTTGGTCCAAGTGGGACAGGTGGCACGGGCATTCTTGATCTCGGGCCGGGGCCCGTGAGCTATGAAATCACGGCCACGATGGTGGGAGACATCGTGGTCACCTACGGCGACTTTTCCGGCAGCCTCAATTCCCTGATGGCTTCAGGCGTGGGCACCTCTCAGGTGGAAGGGCATGCCCTCATCGGAGGCGGGATGACGGTGAGCAATGACATCAACAATCACCTCTTTGGCCTCCGCGCTGGTGGCGGCGAGGAGGGCTCCATCAGCAGCTCATTGAATGAAGGCGTGATCATGGGGCAGGGCGATGGCGAAGAGGAAAGCCCCGTGGTCAAAACGCTGCCGCGCAGCCGTCAGTGGGAGGTGTTTACCACCGTCAATTATGGCAATGTCCGCATCGCTCCCATCACCACCCAGTCGGGAGTCGTGATCGACTCCTGGGCGCCGGGCGTCGGCATCGAGCGCCATTTGTCGCGTGGGTTCACCCTCGGCTTTGCGGCCTCCTACCTCACCAGCCATCAGAGCTACACTGGCGGGCTGGGCACGCTGCGCCTCGAAGGCCCGGCCCTCTCCACCTACCTTTCCTATGTGCGGCGCAGCTTCTGGAGCGATCTCCTTTACAGCTTTGGCACCTACAACATGTCCTCCACCCGCAGCCCCGCTCCGGGGCTCCCTCAAGCCTTTGGAGACACCTCCACCTACACCAATGCCGTGCAGTTCAACACCGGGTGGAACTTCCGCTTTCAAAACAGCGCACTCGTCACCGGGCCCTTTGCCGGCATCGACTACCTGCATGGCGCCATTCAGAGCTACTCAGAGACTGGAGGCGGCCTGGCTGCACTGAGCTACGGGCACCAGACCTACCAGTCCCTCGTGACCCGTGTGGGCTGGAGCGCCACGCGTAAATTTCAGACCAACTGGGCCGCCATCACCCCCCAGCTGCGCCTGAGCTATGAGCGGCAGAATCTGCAAAACAACGGCACCAGCGTGTCTTTGGTCAATTTGCCCATCTCCACTCAAGGCGGGCATCAGTCGCCCGGGCAGGACTACATGGTGGTGGGGGCTGGCGTCGGCTTTGAATTCAGCCCCGCCGTCAATCTCATGCTCACCTACCAGACCCAGATCTTCCGCGACCACATGCAGGCTCACTTTGCCGGCCTGCGCCTAAGCTGCCGGTTTTGAGGATGCACAAAGCGGAGGCCTTGGCGGGCAATGCGTCACCGCTGTAAATTTGAGCGCGAATGACGCAGTGAAGAGCAACGAGGCCTCGCTCGCCTACCCGATCTTTTCCAGCACCTCGCGCACCAGCGCTGGGCCGCGATAGACCAGGCCGCTGTACAACTGCACCAGCGCCGCGCCTGCCTGCATCTTTTCTGCGGCGTCGCTGCCGCACAGGATGCCGCCCACGCCGATGATCGGGATGTCCTGCTTGAGAAGCATGCGGAAAGCCTGCAGCACCTGCGTGGAGCGCACTCGCACGGGCGCACCGCTAAGGCCGCCGGCTTCATTGGCCAGAGCATGGCCTGCTACAGCCGAGCGCTCGATCGTCGTGTTGGTGGCGATCACGCCGTCGATATCCTGCTCGTTAAACACACGCGCCAGCGCCTCGATCTGCATCTCATTGAGGTCAGGGGCGATCTTTACCAGCAGCGGCACGGTCTTGCCCAGCGCCTGCTTTTGCACCGCCTGCTCCTGCTTTAGCGCGGAGATCAGCGTGCGCATGGCGTCCTCGGCCTGCAGATCGCGCAGGCCCTTGGTGTTGGGAGAGGAGATGTTCACCGCGATGTAATCCGCCACCGCATACGCAGCCTTCAGGCAGATGAGGTAGTCGCTCACGGCGTTCTCATTCGGCGTGTCAAAATTCTTGCCGATGTTCACGCCCACCACCGCCTTGGTGCGGCGGTGCTTCAGCTTTTCCACCGCCGACTGGATGCCCGGATTATTAAACCCCATGCGGTTGATCAGTGCTTCGTGCTCCGGCAGGCGGAAGAGACGCGGCTTGGCATTGCCCGGCTGCGGGCGTGGCGTCAGCGTGCCCACCTCCACCGCACCCAGGCCCAGCGCACCCCAGGCCTCCACCGCGCTGGCAGATTTGTCCATGCCCGCTGCGAGCCCGATCACATTCGGAAACGTCAGCCCCATGACCTGGCGCGGCTGCAGCGTCTTGCTCGGTGCCACGGACTTCAGCATGCCCAGCTTGTGCGCCATGATCATCATCTTCACCGTCAGCGTGTGCGCACGCTCGGCATCCAGACGGAAGAGCAGGGGTTTCAGGGCGGGGTATAAAGCTTCGATCAGTGTCATGGGGGTTATTTTATCAGTCGGTGGGGAGGATGGACTTCACCTGTGCTGCCACAGCTTTGCCCAGACGTCCATGCGCAGCCGCATCCAAATGAATGCCATCGCTGCCAGGCTCGATCAGTGTCTGCGTATTCAGAAAGGCGCAGCCCAGCGTACTCGCCACCGCCTCATAGTACTTGGGCAGCTTGCGGCTGTCCTTTTGTCCATTCGGAAACTTTGCCGCCACATCCGGCAGGTGCATCTGGTCGCCGATGGCCGGCGGGCACATCAGCAGCAGCTTGGGGGCCTTGTTGCCCGGGCCTGCATCGCTGCCCAGGATCATCTGCGCCAGCATCTTCACGCCCATGGAGATCTCTCCAGGAGACACACCATACACCGCCTTCAGGTCATTCGTGCCCAGCATCAGCACCACCAGGTCCAGCGGCTTGTGGGATTCCAGGATCGCAGGCAGCACCGTCTTGCCATTGCGCGCCAGGGCAAAGGGATCGTCATGCACGGTAGTGCGGCCGTTCTGCCCTTCCTCGATCACGCGATAGCCGTTGCCCAGCTCACGGGCCAGGATGCCCGTCCAGCGCACATCATGCGGATGGCGCTCGGGGCAGGGGAGGGTGATGCTTTCGGGCATGAAGCCCCAGGTGTTGGAATCGCCAAAGCAGAGAACGGTTTTCATCAGAAAAGCATGATGTCTTTCATTCCAGATGGGGCAACTTCTCTCCGCAAATGTGAATAAGTCGCCAAAACAGCAAATTCCAGCTTGCGCACCTTTACGTCTGTGTTAGACATCATGCCCCCCCGCTCACAAAGCGGGGTTTTGAGTTCCCCCCGACTCACGTTTTTTCTCCCTACTCCTGTATGCGCGTCCGTACCTCCGTTAAACCCCTCTGCGAACTTTGCCGCGTGATCCGCCGCAAAGGTGTTGTCCGTGTTGTCTGCAAAAACCCGCGTCACAAACAGCGCCAGGGTTAATCTTTTTCAATACACCCCCATCTACCTGACTTATGGCCCGCCTGCTTGGAGTTGAAATCCCGAACGAGAAGAAAATCGAATACTCGCTGCCTTACATCTATGGCATCGGTCTTCCGCTCAGCCGCAAAGTTCTTGCTGCTACCAACATCGACCCCAACATCCGTGCGGGCGAACTGACCGACGAGCAGATCGCTGCGATCACTCAGGCCATCCAGGGGATGAAGATTCCGATCGAAGGTGACCTTCGTCGTGAGCTGCAGATGCACATGAAGCGCATCCTGGGCATCAACTGCTACCGTGCTCACCGTCATCGCCGCGGCCTGCCAGTGCGCGGCCAGCGCACCCACACCAACGCCCGCACCCGCAAGGGACCGCGTAAGACCGTGGGCGCCCAGAAGTCGAAGTAATCAGAATTAAAGAAAGACACGTTCACATATCATGGCCGACGAAACGACCCCCATCGCACCCGCTGCCGCAGCGCCCGCTCCGGCCGCAGCACCTGCCGCTCCTGCTCCTGCCGCACCCGCAGATCAGCGCGCTTCCACCAGTGGTGACAAGCAGGTTTCCCAGAGCGTCTGGCTCGAGATCGGTGGCGAAAGCGCCGAACAGCAGAAGATCGTCAAGGCCAAGGGCTCCAAGAACGTCTCCCAGGGCATTGTCCACGTTTACGCGACCTTCAACAACACCATCGTCACCATCACCGACCGCATCGGTGGCGTGATCGGCTGGTCCACCTCCGGCAAGATGGGCTTCCGCGGCTCCCGTAAAGGCACCGCCTACGCCGCTCAGGTTGTTGCTCAGGACGCCTGCCGCCAGGCCATGGGCCATGGTCTCCGTGAAGCTGAAGTCCGCCTTCGCGGCCCAGGCTCCGGTCGTGAATCCGCCGTGCGTGCCGTCCAGGCCCTCGGTGTCGAAGTGACCACCATCAAGGACGTGACCCCCATCCCGCACAACGGCTGCCGTCCGCCTAAAGCCCGTCGCGTCTAATCCTCCAGCACCCCTTTTTCTCACACTATGGCTCGTTACACAGGTCCTCGCGAAAAGATCAACCGCCGCTTTGGCATCGCTCTTTTCGGTCCTTCCAAGTCCCTCGAAACCCGCAACTTCCCGCCAGGACAGCACGGCGCGCGCAACACCCGCCGCAAGATGTCTGAATACGGCACCGCTCTGGCCGAGAAGCAGAAGCTCCGTTTCCAGTATGGCCTGATGGAGAAGCAGTTTCGCCGCTTCTTCGCCGAAGCCCAGCGCCGCAAGGGCGTGACCGGTGAAAACCTCCTGCAGATGCTCGAACTGCGCCTCGACAACGTCGTGTTCCGCATGGGCTATGCCAACACCCGCTTCGCCTCCCGCCAGCTGGTCAGCCACCGCCACATCACCGTGAACGGCAAGGTCGTCAACATCGCCAGCTACCAGTGCAAGCCCGGTGACGTCGTCGCCGCCCGCTCCAGCAGCCAGCGCAGCCAGCAGCTCGTCGGTCGTTTCCTCGAAATGACTCAGGGCACTCCCTCCCCGGACTGGATGACGGTGGACCGCGACAAGATGAGCGGCGTGATCAACCGCGTCCCCGTGCGCGAGGAGATCAACCCCATCGCCAACGAGCAGCTCGTCGTCGAACTCTACTCCCGTTAATCCTCCCGGATTTCCGGCTTCAAACTTCAAAAGGGACGCTTTCGGGCGTCCCTTTTGCTTTTCCACCCGTTCTGCCTTTCCTTCCCCTTCTTATGACCCCGACACGCCTGGAACTCATCGGCACTGAAGTCGCCATCATCTGGAGCGATGGCACCGAGCAATACCTCTCCATGGAAAAGCTCCGCGCCGCCTCCCCCAGCGCTGAAAACACCGGAGAGCGCGACCTCCTCGGCCGCAAGATCGGCGGCACAGACCAGAAGAGCTATCCCGGCGTGACTGTCAAAGACTGGCGCGTCGTCGGCGGCTACGCCATCCAGTTCGACTTCAGCGACGGCCACAACACCGGCCTCTATACCTACGACTACCTCCGGGCGCTGGAGTGAGGAGGGCAATTCTGTGTCCTGTGAAAAAGTAGGCCACGCTGGTGTGCTATGAACCGCTCAGTCGTGGATTATAAAATCCTTCAGGTATCAGGTGCGTGAGGTAAAATGTTAGGTGTAATCATGTTCGATCATGATACGTGCAATTGCTGTCGTTTTGATGTTGGCCGTGCCTCACTGCGGATCATCTGCCGAGATGGAAATCGATGCCGCAGGGAGATGGAATCTTGGCTTCCGCTACTGGTCTCATCAGACCCCGTTTGCCTCCGCAG from Prosthecobacter vanneervenii includes these protein-coding regions:
- a CDS encoding quinone-dependent dihydroorotate dehydrogenase — protein: MTLIEALYPALKPLLFRLDAERAHTLTVKMMIMAHKLGMLKSVAPSKTLQPRQVMGLTFPNVIGLAAGMDKSASAVEAWGALGLGAVEVGTLTPRPQPGNAKPRLFRLPEHEALINRMGFNNPGIQSAVEKLKHRRTKAVVGVNIGKNFDTPNENAVSDYLICLKAAYAVADYIAVNISSPNTKGLRDLQAEDAMRTLISALKQEQAVQKQALGKTVPLLVKIAPDLNEMQIEALARVFNEQDIDGVIATNTTIERSAVAGHALANEAGGLSGAPVRVRSTQVLQAFRMLLKQDIPIIGVGGILCGSDAAEKMQAGAALVQLYSGLVYRGPALVREVLEKIG
- a CDS encoding SGNH/GDSL hydrolase family protein translates to MKTVLCFGDSNTWGFMPESITLPCPERHPHDVRWTGILARELGNGYRVIEEGQNGRTTVHDDPFALARNGKTVLPAILESHKPLDLVVLMLGTNDLKAVYGVSPGEISMGVKMLAQMILGSDAGPGNKAPKLLLMCPPAIGDQMHLPDVAAKFPNGQKDSRKLPKYYEAVASTLGCAFLNTQTLIEPGSDGIHLDAAAHGRLGKAVAAQVKSILPTD
- a CDS encoding CDGSH iron-sulfur domain-containing protein; translated protein: MDPLPKIHDKQPVGVELPAGDHWWCACGLSGHQPNCDGSHKGTGFGPKKFTLPEAKKVWLCNCKHTKNPPFCDGSHKAL
- the rpsD gene encoding 30S ribosomal protein S4, producing the protein MARYTGPREKINRRFGIALFGPSKSLETRNFPPGQHGARNTRRKMSEYGTALAEKQKLRFQYGLMEKQFRRFFAEAQRRKGVTGENLLQMLELRLDNVVFRMGYANTRFASRQLVSHRHITVNGKVVNIASYQCKPGDVVAARSSSQRSQQLVGRFLEMTQGTPSPDWMTVDRDKMSGVINRVPVREEINPIANEQLVVELYSR
- a CDS encoding gamma-butyrobetaine hydroxylase-like domain-containing protein is translated as MTPTRLELIGTEVAIIWSDGTEQYLSMEKLRAASPSAENTGERDLLGRKIGGTDQKSYPGVTVKDWRVVGGYAIQFDFSDGHNTGLYTYDYLRALE
- the rpsM gene encoding 30S ribosomal protein S13 — translated: MARLLGVEIPNEKKIEYSLPYIYGIGLPLSRKVLAATNIDPNIRAGELTDEQIAAITQAIQGMKIPIEGDLRRELQMHMKRILGINCYRAHRHRRGLPVRGQRTHTNARTRKGPRKTVGAQKSK
- the rpsK gene encoding 30S ribosomal protein S11 is translated as MADETTPIAPAAAAPAPAAAPAAPAPAAPADQRASTSGDKQVSQSVWLEIGGESAEQQKIVKAKGSKNVSQGIVHVYATFNNTIVTITDRIGGVIGWSTSGKMGFRGSRKGTAYAAQVVAQDACRQAMGHGLREAEVRLRGPGSGRESAVRAVQALGVEVTTIKDVTPIPHNGCRPPKARRV
- a CDS encoding SUKH-4 family immunity protein yields the protein MIEPINSMYFVGTPQIRWPREIFETHSIPAKTRDFLISVGLPECFEWPMFDFGIYDSDSSDLVIGESGDQPILIEATTGIVWFESEQPPIRILFNSSAELLSRYLQLVFEFQHVPDDDASLSQALMRMRSEMMALDPAAIGPAETCVWTRWLDEWEAGL
- a CDS encoding protein-disulfide reductase DsbD family protein, which translates into the protein MNRRSFLSLTTLMLLAASAFAQNFGLDVAAAPSPPKVAAELIAAVKAAAPGQPFQAAVKLVHAKDHHTYGKVLPAGIVGKPTKLTWTLPEGWQVEEQPWPPTHQVPSTDGAISEGYDGTVYLPVKITPAASAAAGSPVELKVKVSALVCDPKSCMPFIKETTLKLDVAAAPVVNEANAAVFGASPAPEKKSADTAPVTKTEETKPAAKPDAAKAAPAAAASAPKPALSLAQLLLYAFIGGLILNVMPCVFPVLGIKVTSVVQQAGEDRRKVVLHGLAYTVGVLLSFWALGGIAIALNKGWGSQLQSPAFNYCLAAFFLVFALNMAGLFEIGTSAIGVGSDLQAKGGLGGSFFSGLLATVVATPCSAPFLGTALGATLALPAAQSMLIFTLIGLGLASPFLLLSLFPGLISALPRPGAWMESFKQGMSFLLFGTVGFMLYVLTNQIEGLPVLFAMLSLVLIALGCWIYGRWALPHKPARTQNVARLLALLAVGGGLWIGLPGASAARVHTDSAASSTDPDALHWETWSPEKVAALRAAKQPVYIDFTASWCWTCQVNKRVYADSGLRALFKKHKVATLKADWSDENETIRLALEALGKRAVPVNVLYIPGVEEPFILDELLTVGNVTAALKKLGD
- a CDS encoding autotransporter outer membrane beta-barrel domain-containing protein; this encodes MISPLAPAQAQSAGAVFISAPPSTGGSGGPALVGATLDLTLTLPPDWIVTPPTIDPPTGGGSGGAGGTGGAVLVVGPSGTGGAVLVVGPSGTGGTGILDLGPGPVSYEITATMVGDIVVTYGDFSGSLNSLMASGVGTSQVEGHALIGGGMTVSNDINNHLFGLRAGGGEEGSISSSLNEGVIMGQGDGEEESPVVKTLPRSRQWEVFTTVNYGNVRIAPITTQSGVVIDSWAPGVGIERHLSRGFTLGFAASYLTSHQSYTGGLGTLRLEGPALSTYLSYVRRSFWSDLLYSFGTYNMSSTRSPAPGLPQAFGDTSTYTNAVQFNTGWNFRFQNSALVTGPFAGIDYLHGAIQSYSETGGGLAALSYGHQTYQSLVTRVGWSATRKFQTNWAAITPQLRLSYERQNLQNNGTSVSLVNLPISTQGGHQSPGQDYMVVGAGVGFEFSPAVNLMLTYQTQIFRDHMQAHFAGLRLSCRF
- the rpmJ gene encoding 50S ribosomal protein L36, whose translation is MRVRTSVKPLCELCRVIRRKGVVRVVCKNPRHKQRQG